Proteins encoded in a region of the Bactrocera tryoni isolate S06 chromosome 4, CSIRO_BtryS06_freeze2, whole genome shotgun sequence genome:
- the LOC120776033 gene encoding ADP-ribosylation factor-like protein 13B, translated as MGASLFKLCNCCQRNRNTVGTLPERHIKLLLLGPMASGKTEVGHLLSRQHRQIYEPTNGVQYFRMELPERQVSITEVGGSTDMQKIWHHYFLTTMGIIYCFDMSATYNELRNSFDCFQRTLMHPHVRGKPFLLLATKADLADEGVQIYDIENTFQLEALAKYYLSSVHVCYIGKNLDLSSMWGGVAWLVKHIIDNMDSLQARLRADANMKIWQEQLNRLITEGRIKQGRYRQFQYHLKNTARRKLWYRSFAPFRTKRIRPHTAPATVNAASFSQLSKMEELATKSLEEGEKSDVPI; from the exons ATGGGCGCATCATTGTTTAAGCTTTGCAATTGCTGCCAAAGAAACAG aaACACCGTCGGCACGCTTCCCGAAAGGCATATAAAGCTTCTGTTACTTGGACCCATGGCCAGCGGCAAGACTGAAGTCGGCCACCTATTGAGTCGTCAACACCGCCAAATTTATGAGCCCACAAATGGAGTGCAATATTTTAGGATGGAGCTTCCGGAGCGGCAAGTGTCCATCACCGAGGTGGGTGGAAGCACGGACATGCAAAAAATATGGCATCACTATTTTTTAACAACTATGGGAATCATATATTGCTTCGATATGTCGGCCACATACAATGAGTTGCGAAATTCCTTTGACTGTTTTCAGCGTACTCTAATGCATCCCCACGTACGAGGGAAACCCTTTTTACTACTAGCCACAAAAGCCGACCTCGCCGATGAGGGAGTACAAATTTATGATATTGAGAACACCTTTCAACTAGAGGCACTTGCAAAATATTACCTCAGCAGCGTTCACGTGTGCTACATAGGTAAAAACCTGGATTTAAGCAGTATGTGGGGCGGAGTGGCATGGCTGGTTAAACACATTATAGACAATATGGACTCACTGCAAGCACGCCTTAGAGCGGACGCGAATATGAAG ATTTGGCAGGAGCAACTCAATCGCTTGATAACCGAGGGACGAATCAAACAAGGGCGTTACCGCCAATTTCAGTATCATCTGAAAAACACAGCGCGCAGGAAG TTATGGTACCGTTCCTTCGCACCTTTTCGAACTAAACGCATCCGACCACATACAGCTCCAGCGACAGTAAACGCGGCTTCGTTCAGCCAATtgtcaaaaatggaagaattaGCAACGAAATCGCTCGAGGAAGGCGAAAAAAGTGATGTGCCAATCTAA
- the LOC120776034 gene encoding uncharacterized protein LOC120776034 has protein sequence MLPNLLEHIFYFASLYVLVVVVQAVKYDFVVENEDVFTPCEDFPDKFIDKFFDISGLSFEREADLIKVTGDVKLIHEFDKAIPIQLDAQIYKRSRGEWVDTIYNIRRPDFCPTLYSENELWFIFTKVVPEQDRKCPPQPGLTISFDSLFGLSYDIYDRSAEGEYKLKVMIGQGKDIMCFEIESSVYKSD, from the exons ATGCTACCCAACTTACTGGAGCACATATTTTACTTCGCATCACTCTACGTACTTGTGGTCGTTGTTCAG GCAGTTAAATATGACTTTGTCGTAGAAAACGAGGACGTGTTTACGCCATGCGAAGACTTTCCAGATAAATTCATAGATAAGTTCTTCGACATTTCTGGTTTATCCTTTGAGCGGGAAGCCGACCTTATAAAAGTCACCGGAGATGTCAAGCTGATCCATGAATTCGATAAAGCTATTCCTATTCAG CTTGATGCGCAGATATATAAGAGGTCGCGCGGAGAGTGGGTTGACACTATCTACAATATTCGCCGACCGGATTTTTGTCCGACGCTGTATAGTGAAAACGAGCTGTGGTTTATATTCACTAAAGTGGTGCCGGAGCAAGACCGCAAGTGTCCGCCGCAGCCTGGT CTCACAATATCGTTCGACTCGCTGTTCGGTTTGTCGTATGATATATATGATCGCAGTGCTGAGGGCGAGTATAAGTTAAAAGTCATGATAGGCCAAGGAAAAGACATCATGTGCTTCGAAATTGAGTCGAGTGTCTACAAAAGTGATTGA